One Lycium barbarum isolate Lr01 chromosome 5, ASM1917538v2, whole genome shotgun sequence genomic window carries:
- the LOC132641055 gene encoding kinetochore protein SPC24 homolog has product MVDGSNIDVEKLKLFSKDLVGFLKDDKDACFFKQCLEQSNALQSHSHSQYQLLRDSIQDYQEKINACKQRTTEAQSEAAADAEIDKLQKELEQEIQREQLLREELRVITDEVNDLDHQRASIEEQRQLLKKLEQDQLRAEMKLSLYASVTSIIPDLDDQSKISGQIVERDKKVVENFEFDSSKLTTFDTCNSIWKMINS; this is encoded by the exons ATGGTGGATGGGAGTAACATTGATGTGGAGAAACTGAAGTTGTTTAGTAAAGATCTCGTTGGTTTCTTGAAGGATGATAAAGACGCTTGTTTCTTCAAACAGTGTTTAGAGCAGTCTAATGCTCTTCAATCACACTCTCATTCTCAGTACCAGCTCCTTCGAGATTCCATTCAAG ATTATCAAGAAAAGATAAATGCGTGCAAGCAGAGAACAACAGAAGCACAATCTGAAGCTGCTGCAGATGCTGAAATAGATAAGCTGCAGAAAGAGTTAGAACAGGAGATCCAGAGAGAACAGCTGCTAAGAGAAGAACTTAG agttatAACCGATGAGGTCAATGATTTAGATCATCAAAGAGCCTCTATTGAGGAGCAAAGACAATTGCTCAAGAAACTCGAGCAAGATCAGCTTCGAGCAGA GATGAAGCTATCATTGTATGCCTCTGTTACAAGTATCATCCCGGACTTGGACGATCAATCCAAAATATCAGGAC AAATCGTGGAGAGAGATAAGAAGGTGGTTGAAAATTTCGAATTTGATTCATCAAAGCTAACTACCTTTGACACTTGTAACAGCATCTGGAAGATGATTAATTCGTAA